In Treponema primitia ZAS-2, a genomic segment contains:
- a CDS encoding thiamine pyrophosphate-dependent enzyme, protein MKEQALLGDEAAALGAIHAGLSAAYGYPGTPSTEIMEYLIENAQGSALAPGAFLASWCVNEKTALEAALGVSFAGKRAMVTMKHVGLNVASDPFMNGALLGIKGGLVIAVADDPGMHSSQNEQDSRFYASFAMVPCLEPRNQQEAYTMTREAFDLSEKFQVPVLLRMTTRLSHARAQIKTEPERARNPLSKAGDKTQWMLLPAYARRNYISLIEKQRGLLEWSVVHPSNKLELEGRDLSLAVITSGLGGNYYEENLEDLVKSRGGKTPARLHIGAYPLPEASILRLCEKADRVIVIEEGQPVIEERLRGILTHSITVNGKLDGTVSRTGELDPDVVRLGLALPPRPGVLNSGTVSLPKLPGRPPQLCTGCPHGDSYETIKKVIQELDPAEGHPNTAINSDIGCYALGATPPYSVPESIVCMGASVGMARGAAEAGIKYAIGVIGDSTFLHSGIPPLIDAIIADTPMTLIILDNSIVAMTGCQQTMIGSDKFTPLILGLGIKSEHLVELEAKRQLLEENAVKLKKEIEYPGLSVVIFKRECLEAFRKRRKAETQGGSK, encoded by the coding sequence TTGAAAGAACAGGCACTTTTAGGGGATGAAGCGGCTGCCCTTGGGGCTATACACGCCGGGCTTTCCGCGGCCTACGGGTATCCCGGCACCCCCTCTACTGAAATAATGGAATACCTTATCGAAAATGCCCAGGGCAGCGCCCTTGCACCGGGCGCCTTTCTCGCCTCCTGGTGTGTGAATGAAAAGACCGCCCTGGAGGCGGCCCTGGGGGTCTCCTTTGCGGGAAAACGGGCCATGGTGACCATGAAACATGTGGGGCTCAATGTGGCATCGGACCCCTTCATGAATGGCGCCCTCCTGGGCATCAAGGGAGGCCTGGTAATCGCCGTGGCAGACGACCCGGGAATGCACAGTTCCCAGAACGAGCAGGATTCCCGGTTCTACGCCAGTTTCGCTATGGTCCCTTGCCTGGAACCCCGGAACCAACAGGAAGCATACACCATGACCAGGGAAGCCTTTGATCTTTCTGAGAAATTCCAGGTTCCGGTATTGCTGCGCATGACCACCCGGCTTTCCCATGCCAGGGCCCAAATTAAAACTGAGCCGGAGCGGGCCCGGAATCCCCTTTCCAAGGCCGGGGATAAAACCCAGTGGATGCTCCTCCCTGCCTATGCCCGGCGGAACTATATCTCCTTGATCGAAAAGCAGCGGGGGCTTCTGGAATGGTCCGTTGTTCACCCCTCCAACAAACTGGAACTGGAGGGCCGGGACTTAAGTCTGGCTGTGATCACTTCCGGCCTGGGGGGCAACTACTACGAAGAAAACCTGGAGGATCTGGTTAAATCCCGTGGGGGGAAAACCCCTGCCCGGCTCCACATCGGCGCATATCCCCTGCCGGAGGCTTCCATACTCAGGCTCTGCGAAAAGGCCGACAGGGTTATTGTTATTGAGGAAGGCCAGCCGGTGATCGAAGAACGGCTCCGTGGTATACTCACCCACAGTATTACTGTTAATGGAAAACTTGACGGGACCGTAAGCCGTACCGGGGAACTGGACCCGGACGTGGTGCGCCTGGGCCTGGCCCTGCCCCCCCGACCGGGGGTACTGAACAGCGGTACTGTAAGTCTGCCTAAGCTGCCGGGCCGGCCGCCCCAGCTCTGTACCGGCTGCCCCCACGGGGACAGTTACGAAACCATCAAGAAGGTTATTCAGGAACTTGATCCCGCCGAAGGGCATCCCAATACGGCGATCAACTCCGACATAGGCTGCTATGCCCTGGGGGCTACCCCACCCTACTCGGTGCCCGAATCCATCGTCTGCATGGGCGCTTCTGTGGGTATGGCCCGGGGCGCAGCTGAGGCGGGGATCAAATACGCCATCGGCGTCATCGGGGACTCCACCTTCCTCCATTCGGGGATCCCTCCCCTGATCGACGCGATTATTGCGGACACCCCTATGACCCTTATCATCCTGGACAATTCTATCGTGGCTATGACCGGCTGCCAGCAAACCATGATTGGCTCAGACAAATTCACCCCCCTTATACTGGGCCTGGGGATCAAGAGCGAACATCTGGTTGAGTTGGAAGCCAAGCGGCAGCTCTTGGAAGAAAACGCAGTAAAACTGAAAAAAGAAATCGAATACCCGGGTCTCTCGGTGGTGATCTTCAAGCGGGAATGTCTGGAAGCCTTCCGGAAACGGCGAAAGGCAGAAACCCAGGGAGGCTCAAAATGA
- a CDS encoding indolepyruvate oxidoreductase subunit beta — protein MKKDIILAGVGGQGVLSIAAIIAQAAVSVGLLVRQSEVHGMAQRGGAVLAHLRLSDTGIASDLVPQGGADLIISMEPVESLRYTAWLAPEGALVTAAEPFINIPDYPDIAVILKTIADFPVNRIVDAAALAKEAGLTRAVNMVMVGAASPFLPIRSPSLEATIAAMFASKDPSVAEANKKAFNLGRIAATKEGAK, from the coding sequence ATGAAAAAAGATATCATCCTAGCCGGTGTTGGCGGACAGGGAGTACTCTCCATTGCCGCCATCATCGCCCAGGCTGCGGTAAGCGTTGGCCTTTTGGTGCGCCAGTCCGAGGTGCACGGCATGGCCCAGCGGGGGGGCGCGGTGCTGGCACACCTGCGGCTTTCGGACACCGGCATTGCCTCGGACCTGGTACCCCAGGGCGGGGCGGATCTGATCATTTCCATGGAACCTGTGGAGAGCCTCCGCTACACCGCATGGCTTGCCCCAGAGGGCGCCCTGGTGACCGCTGCGGAACCCTTCATCAATATCCCGGATTACCCTGACATCGCAGTAATACTGAAGACCATCGCAGACTTCCCGGTGAACAGGATCGTTGATGCGGCGGCCCTGGCCAAAGAAGCGGGCCTTACCAGAGCGGTAAACATGGTCATGGTCGGCGCCGCCTCCCCCTTTCTCCCCATTCGGTCGCCAAGCCTGGAAGCCACCATCGCCGCCATGTTCGCCTCAAAGGATCCGTCCGTAGCGGAGGCTAACAAAAAGGCTTTTAATCTGGGCCGCATTGCTGCTACAAAAGAAGGCGCTAAATGA
- a CDS encoding type II toxin-antitoxin system RelE/ParE family toxin has protein sequence MRKIIWAKHGENAFDNILKYIIENSGSINASKVYDEIIGKIELLKSERVTTRKSQELLEIGINDVFEINVKPWKIYYKILNNNKLISIQYILDTRRNIEEVLLNLVIENKI, from the coding sequence ATGCGGAAAATTATTTGGGCAAAACATGGTGAAAATGCCTTCGATAATATTTTAAAATATATCATAGAAAATTCTGGATCAATTAATGCAAGTAAAGTATATGATGAAATCATAGGTAAAATTGAACTATTAAAATCAGAAAGGGTTACAACCAGAAAATCACAAGAATTATTAGAAATTGGTATTAATGATGTTTTTGAAATAAATGTAAAACCATGGAAAATATATTATAAAATATTAAATAACAATAAATTAATATCAATACAATATATATTGGATACAAGAAGAAATATAGAAGAAGTATTATTAAATTTGGTAATAGAAAATAAAATATAA
- a CDS encoding type II toxin-antitoxin system MqsA family antitoxin produces the protein MTCFMCKGSLENDHSTFMVDLGSCIIIIKNVPSQVCTQCGETSYSNTVAGKLEQIVSSIKKTVVTEIAVVNYDEQAA, from the coding sequence ATGACTTGCTTTATGTGTAAAGGCTCGCTTGAAAACGACCATTCTACTTTTATGGTGGACCTGGGTAGTTGTATAATTATTATAAAAAATGTTCCTTCCCAGGTATGTACCCAATGCGGAGAAACTTCCTACAGTAATACTGTTGCAGGAAAATTGGAACAAATCGTCTCCTCTATTAAAAAAACAGTTGTAACTGAAATTGCAGTGGTAAACTATGATGAGCAAGCCGCGTAG
- a CDS encoding sodium:solute symporter family protein, with the protein MIGIIFLVVFLALMTGIGIWGMKKTKTLGDFFLGGRSLGPWVSAVAYGTSYFSAVIFIGFAGTQGWQFGLNALWIALGNAVIGAGAAWLVLARRTRRITQNLDAMTMPEYLQERYGAKHLKPVAASIIFFFLLPYSASVFKGLGHLFEKVFGIPYDLALLIMIAFTGIYLILGGYFAIAITDFIQGIIMFAGAAIMILVLSGQGGGYFEMIRKVAENYAIHVPPANQPSTLTVISLVFMTSFGTWGLPQMTQKFYAIKNEAVIPKAAIVTTVFALMIGFAAYSTGVFAHVFFDLTTVPRTAAGGINYDLIVPTLLTAHLPELLLALIMLLVLSASMSTLSSLVLVSSSSVAIDMNPNRVNVKTGKDNSVAMMRLLSGVFIIISYFISRFQISIIVYLMSLSWGAVSGSFAAPYILSLYSKKVTKAGAYAGLLTGLGVEIALFFILGASRSPLTASIAIVVPFIVVPVVSLFTAPPDKALLDKAFQGV; encoded by the coding sequence ATGATCGGAATCATTTTTCTGGTGGTATTCCTTGCATTAATGACCGGAATCGGCATCTGGGGTATGAAAAAGACTAAAACCCTGGGGGATTTCTTTTTAGGCGGCCGCAGCCTGGGCCCCTGGGTTTCTGCGGTGGCCTACGGAACATCCTATTTTTCGGCGGTTATTTTTATCGGCTTTGCCGGAACCCAGGGCTGGCAATTCGGGCTTAACGCCCTGTGGATAGCCCTGGGCAACGCCGTTATCGGCGCGGGGGCGGCCTGGCTGGTGCTGGCCCGGCGGACCCGGCGCATCACCCAAAACCTGGACGCCATGACCATGCCTGAATACCTCCAGGAACGCTACGGGGCAAAACACCTCAAACCAGTGGCGGCTTCGATAATTTTCTTCTTCCTGCTGCCCTATTCGGCCTCGGTATTTAAGGGCTTGGGCCATCTATTTGAAAAGGTTTTTGGCATACCCTACGATCTGGCCCTGCTGATCATGATCGCCTTTACGGGGATTTACCTGATCCTGGGGGGCTATTTCGCCATCGCCATCACCGACTTTATCCAGGGTATCATCATGTTTGCCGGGGCGGCGATCATGATCCTGGTCCTTTCCGGCCAAGGGGGCGGCTACTTTGAGATGATACGCAAGGTGGCGGAAAACTACGCCATCCATGTGCCCCCGGCAAACCAACCCTCGACGCTGACGGTGATCTCCCTGGTGTTCATGACCAGCTTCGGCACCTGGGGACTTCCCCAGATGACCCAGAAATTCTACGCCATTAAAAACGAAGCGGTGATCCCCAAGGCGGCCATAGTCACCACGGTTTTCGCCCTGATGATAGGCTTTGCCGCCTATTCCACCGGCGTTTTTGCCCACGTGTTCTTCGACCTGACCACGGTGCCAAGAACCGCCGCCGGGGGGATCAACTACGACCTCATCGTCCCCACCCTGCTCACTGCCCACCTGCCAGAGCTGCTCCTGGCCCTGATCATGCTCCTGGTACTTTCCGCCTCCATGTCCACCCTATCCTCTCTGGTTCTGGTCTCCTCCTCCTCGGTGGCCATTGACATGAATCCCAACCGGGTAAACGTCAAAACCGGCAAAGACAATTCGGTAGCCATGATGCGCCTCCTGTCGGGGGTCTTTATCATCATCTCCTACTTTATCTCCCGGTTCCAGATCAGCATCATCGTGTACCTCATGTCCCTGAGCTGGGGCGCGGTCTCCGGCTCCTTTGCGGCCCCCTACATACTCAGCCTCTACTCCAAAAAGGTCACCAAGGCCGGAGCATACGCAGGGCTCCTCACGGGGCTGGGGGTAGAAATCGCGCTGTTCTTTATCCTGGGCGCTTCCCGGTCCCCATTGACGGCGTCTATTGCCATTGTGGTCCCCTTTATCGTGGTACCCGTAGTATCACTGTTCACCGCGCCGCCGGATAAGGCCCTGCTGGACAAGGCTTTCCAAGGAGTATGA
- a CDS encoding class I SAM-dependent methyltransferase, which yields MMLKDFFQNTRNPKGIGGAIMLWSMNWGHSIMAKWGLKYLNIKNNDIILDIGCGGGANILRMLKKASDLKIFSIDYSELSVKKAIKYNKKAINKNICEIKIGNVSNIPYNETTFDIVTAFETTYFWPDIINDLKEKLRVLKSGGTFFICNEAVSVDNEKTPYEYFIKILDLNIYSPNDFVNILTKSGFIDININLSKNKKLVCVIAKKA from the coding sequence ATGATGTTAAAAGATTTTTTTCAAAATACAAGAAACCCGAAAGGTATAGGTGGTGCCATCATGTTATGGTCAATGAATTGGGGTCATAGTATAATGGCAAAATGGGGGTTAAAATATTTGAATATAAAAAACAATGACATAATTTTAGATATTGGTTGTGGCGGTGGAGCAAATATTCTACGAATGTTAAAGAAGGCATCTGATTTAAAAATATTCAGTATTGATTATTCAGAATTAAGTGTTAAAAAGGCTATAAAATATAATAAAAAAGCAATTAATAAAAATATATGTGAAATAAAAATAGGCAACGTTTCAAATATTCCCTACAATGAAACAACTTTTGATATAGTAACCGCATTTGAAACAACATATTTTTGGCCTGATATTATAAATGATTTAAAAGAAAAATTACGAGTATTAAAATCAGGCGGAACTTTTTTTATTTGTAATGAAGCTGTTAGTGTAGATAATGAAAAAACTCCGTATGAGTATTTTATAAAAATACTTGATTTAAATATTTATTCACCGAATGATTTTGTCAATATATTAACCAAAAGTGGGTTTATTGATATAAATATTAATTTATCAAAAAATAAAAAACTTGTTTGTGTAATAGCAAAGAAAGCATAA
- a CDS encoding DEAD/DEAH box helicase: MSNEDGGFSGLGVGPFFIERLKERGIREPVEIQKRVIPRMLRGERALFCSPTGTGKTFAYLIPILQTLMEGDGTARGPAALILAPTYELCSQIKQEADFLLQETPFKASLLIGSAAMGRQIDMLKKDRPLLVVGNPGRVHQLAQMGKLRLNLQFLVFDEADRLTAEELYGDTRDLCSLIRGDPLSAACSATLPVKCRDRILPLMGEPVFVEESAENVILRDMIEHWAFFSEERDKIGVLRSFLAAAHPRKALVFTARTAQVGNIVTKLQHHKIPALGLFGDMDKKMRKQAMDDFRSGRALVLVASDLAARGLDIPDLTHIIALDTGEDPDAYIHRAGRTARAGKRGVMATIGDEGDLRNLSKLEKKLGIAVYPKELYGGKVCVPEADEEE, from the coding sequence GTGAGTAATGAAGATGGCGGGTTTTCGGGGCTCGGGGTGGGCCCCTTTTTTATTGAACGCTTAAAAGAGCGTGGTATCCGGGAACCGGTGGAGATACAGAAGCGGGTGATACCCCGGATGCTCCGGGGGGAACGGGCGCTGTTCTGTTCCCCCACCGGGACGGGGAAAACCTTTGCCTACCTGATCCCCATACTCCAGACCCTGATGGAAGGGGACGGCACAGCCCGGGGGCCGGCGGCGCTGATCCTGGCCCCCACCTACGAACTCTGTTCCCAGATAAAGCAGGAGGCGGATTTTTTGCTCCAGGAGACCCCCTTTAAGGCAAGCCTCCTGATTGGGTCCGCAGCCATGGGGCGACAGATAGATATGCTGAAAAAGGACCGCCCCCTGCTGGTGGTGGGCAACCCCGGGAGGGTACACCAATTGGCCCAAATGGGGAAACTCCGGCTGAACCTGCAATTTCTGGTATTTGACGAGGCGGACCGGCTTACAGCGGAAGAACTCTACGGTGACACCCGGGATCTGTGCTCCCTGATACGGGGAGACCCGTTGAGCGCCGCCTGTTCCGCCACCCTGCCCGTAAAATGCCGGGACCGGATCCTCCCCCTCATGGGGGAACCGGTGTTTGTGGAGGAGTCCGCTGAAAACGTGATACTCCGGGATATGATTGAGCATTGGGCATTTTTCAGCGAAGAGCGGGACAAGATCGGTGTGCTCCGGTCTTTTTTAGCGGCTGCCCATCCACGAAAAGCCCTGGTCTTTACCGCCCGGACTGCCCAGGTGGGGAATATCGTCACCAAGCTCCAGCACCACAAAATTCCCGCCCTGGGCCTTTTCGGGGACATGGATAAAAAGATGCGCAAGCAGGCCATGGACGACTTCCGCAGCGGCCGCGCCCTGGTCCTGGTGGCCAGCGATCTTGCCGCCCGGGGCCTGGATATACCGGACCTGACCCACATCATCGCCCTAGACACCGGGGAGGACCCGGACGCCTACATTCACCGGGCGGGTCGGACCGCCAGGGCGGGCAAACGGGGCGTCATGGCCACTATCGGAGACGAGGGGGACTTGCGGAACCTTTCCAAATTGGAAAAAAAGCTGGGGATCGCGGTGTACCCTAAGGAATTATACGGGGGAAAGGTCTGCGTACCCGAGGCGGATGAGGAAGAATGA
- a CDS encoding type II toxin-antitoxin system Phd/YefM family antitoxin: MIDLVQNIKPISYVKAHTTEIVKNVGETKSPIIITQNGEAKAVIIDIDSYQRTLNAINLLKLLSFSEIDIKNGNVVTHENAKKRFEKTLGRK; this comes from the coding sequence ATGATAGATTTAGTTCAGAATATTAAACCGATTTCTTATGTAAAAGCTCATACTACAGAAATTGTTAAGAATGTAGGAGAAACAAAATCTCCTATAATAATAACGCAAAACGGTGAGGCAAAAGCGGTAATTATAGACATTGATAGTTATCAAAGGACATTAAATGCCATAAATCTGCTAAAATTATTGAGTTTTAGTGAAATTGACATAAAAAATGGTAATGTCGTGACCCATGAAAATGCAAAAAAGCGTTTTGAAAAAACATTAGGCAGAAAATAA
- a CDS encoding IS256 family transposase, protein MAFSKEVLDEILKDYHGPDDFYGPEGIMKQLTKALVERTMEAELTEHLGYEKSDPGEKQISNRRNGKNSKELRTDHGPMPVEVPRDREGTFEPQIVPKHQREFRGFDDKILSMYALGLTTRQIQDHLKDIYAVDVSPELISRVTDEVKELAAEWRGRALEPFYPVVFLDALRVNIRDGAAVVKKSVYLALAIRLDGQKELLGLWIEQNEGAKFWMGIMNELKNRGVQDILFAAVDGLTGFPDAIAAVFPKTEVQLCIVHMVRNSVRFVPYKDRKAVTASLKTIYLAPSAELAAEALDEFSKVWDKKYPMISKSWRSRWNEVIPFFKFPPEIRKAVYTTNAIESVNYTIQKIIKHRQSFPNDEAAVKLIFMGLKNISRKWTMPIRDWGAALNQFAIIYGEDRVPL, encoded by the coding sequence ATGGCCTTTTCAAAAGAAGTCCTGGACGAGATTTTGAAGGACTACCATGGGCCCGATGACTTTTACGGGCCCGAAGGGATCATGAAGCAGCTGACCAAAGCGCTGGTGGAGCGGACGATGGAGGCTGAGCTGACCGAGCATCTTGGGTATGAGAAAAGCGACCCGGGTGAAAAACAAATCTCGAACCGCCGGAATGGCAAAAACAGCAAAGAGCTGAGGACCGACCACGGGCCGATGCCGGTCGAAGTCCCACGTGATCGGGAGGGGACATTCGAGCCTCAAATTGTTCCCAAACACCAGCGGGAGTTTCGGGGGTTCGATGACAAAATCCTTTCGATGTACGCCCTTGGGCTTACTACCCGCCAGATTCAAGATCACCTCAAGGATATCTACGCGGTTGACGTCTCGCCTGAGCTTATCAGCCGGGTAACCGATGAGGTTAAGGAACTGGCAGCCGAATGGCGGGGGCGGGCTCTTGAGCCCTTTTACCCGGTAGTTTTCCTGGATGCGCTGCGGGTCAATATCCGCGATGGGGCTGCGGTAGTCAAGAAATCCGTTTATTTGGCCTTGGCGATACGTTTGGACGGCCAGAAAGAGCTGTTAGGGCTCTGGATTGAGCAGAACGAAGGGGCCAAGTTTTGGATGGGCATTATGAATGAACTCAAAAACCGGGGGGTACAGGACATCCTCTTCGCCGCCGTCGATGGGCTGACCGGTTTTCCCGACGCCATTGCCGCGGTGTTCCCCAAAACCGAGGTCCAGCTTTGCATCGTCCATATGGTCCGAAACTCAGTTCGGTTTGTCCCCTACAAAGACCGGAAGGCGGTGACAGCCAGCCTCAAAACTATTTACCTGGCTCCTTCAGCGGAACTTGCCGCCGAAGCGCTGGACGAGTTCTCAAAAGTGTGGGATAAAAAATACCCGATGATTTCAAAGTCCTGGCGGAGCCGGTGGAACGAGGTCATACCGTTTTTCAAATTCCCACCTGAAATCAGGAAGGCGGTGTATACTACCAATGCCATTGAATCGGTTAATTACACGATTCAAAAAATTATCAAACACCGCCAGTCTTTCCCAAACGATGAGGCTGCGGTGAAATTAATTTTTATGGGCTTGAAAAACATTTCCAGAAAATGGACAATGCCTATACGGGATTGGGGCGCTGCCCTCAATCAATTCGCAATCATTTACGGGGAAGACAGAGTCCCCCTATGA
- a CDS encoding HD-GYP domain-containing protein, translated as MKDYTVKALTPDSFFSKPVFLDQEFIIAAPEMALGDSVIRALLEWGFQTIQSEGEPRDEYAAEEVQDSPGDQEVNTSPLSLKMKISGDSEQIRRAEIFYNAFRSYVESLFAQMSINIPPKFNEIAERIKALCDTIKKDRRHLLYLALNSTQKNIDSEQNYLASHAVKSTILALIIGSYLKLTSHRLIELGVAAVLHEAGMLSLPPQVYMNERSLTAEEQKAILTHPILGFNILKSFNLPLSVTIAALEHHERENGAGYPRRLTGDKISLYAKIIAVVCSYEAQTSKRPHKTAKDGFEGMVDLLKNEGKQYDDTVIRALVFSLSVYPIGLYVLLSNGRKGQVVDVNPETPRYPIVQILGALTPDGKIRTLETSQNGVHIVRPLVRDELG; from the coding sequence ATGAAGGATTATACCGTTAAGGCCCTGACGCCGGACAGTTTTTTCTCAAAGCCCGTCTTCCTGGATCAGGAATTTATCATAGCCGCTCCGGAAATGGCCCTGGGGGATTCCGTGATCCGGGCCTTGCTGGAGTGGGGTTTCCAGACCATACAGAGCGAGGGCGAGCCCCGGGACGAGTACGCCGCCGAAGAAGTTCAGGATAGCCCCGGGGACCAGGAGGTAAATACCTCCCCACTGTCCCTCAAGATGAAAATAAGCGGGGACAGCGAACAGATAAGACGAGCCGAAATTTTTTATAACGCTTTCCGGAGCTATGTGGAATCCCTCTTTGCCCAGATGTCCATCAATATTCCCCCCAAGTTTAATGAGATTGCGGAAAGGATTAAGGCCCTCTGCGATACTATTAAAAAAGACCGCCGGCATCTGCTGTACCTGGCCCTTAATTCTACCCAAAAAAACATCGATTCGGAACAAAACTACCTGGCCTCCCACGCGGTGAAGTCCACCATCCTGGCCCTGATCATTGGGTCATACCTCAAACTCACCAGCCACCGGCTTATAGAGCTGGGGGTCGCTGCGGTGCTCCACGAGGCGGGGATGCTCAGCCTCCCTCCCCAGGTGTACATGAACGAGCGGTCCCTGACGGCGGAGGAGCAGAAAGCCATACTAACCCACCCCATACTGGGCTTCAATATCCTCAAATCCTTTAACCTCCCTCTCTCGGTGACCATCGCCGCATTGGAACACCATGAACGGGAAAACGGCGCCGGTTACCCCCGGCGACTTACGGGGGACAAGATCAGCCTCTACGCTAAGATCATCGCCGTAGTCTGTTCCTACGAAGCCCAGACCAGCAAGCGGCCCCATAAGACGGCTAAGGATGGCTTCGAGGGGATGGTGGACCTCCTCAAAAATGAGGGGAAACAGTACGACGATACAGTTATCCGGGCCCTGGTTTTCTCCCTTTCCGTCTACCCCATCGGGCTGTACGTACTCCTCTCCAACGGACGGAAAGGCCAGGTGGTGGATGTGAACCCCGAAACCCCCCGGTACCCTATCGTGCAAATACTCGGGGCGTTGACCCCGGATGGAAAAATCAGAACCCTGGAAACATCCCAGAACGGCGTGCACATCGTCCGCCCCCTGGTCCGGGACGAGTTGGGATAA
- a CDS encoding STAS-like domain-containing protein, translated as MNIRIQNFGENLLNRPSGREAFLMAKAYIFKDIKPTEEIVLDFEEIKVMTPSWLDEFITGIKTEFNNELKYINTENPSVSASLKTILV; from the coding sequence ATGAATATAAGAATACAAAATTTTGGAGAAAATCTTCTCAATAGGCCATCAGGGCGGGAAGCCTTTTTAATGGCAAAGGCATATATTTTTAAAGATATAAAACCGACCGAAGAAATTGTATTGGATTTTGAGGAGATAAAAGTTATGACACCTTCTTGGCTGGATGAATTCATAACAGGAATAAAAACGGAATTTAATAATGAATTAAAATATATTAACACAGAAAATCCATCAGTTAGTGCGTCATTAAAGACTATATTGGTATAA
- a CDS encoding hemolysin family protein, which produces MDDPLPATAIIILLLLLVSSFFTLAESALLGSRKSRLRTKTEEGDKKIKPALEAADNPDSLLSALRMGIIFIDILAGALGVILSLGILPRFVPADIADRGIPGFAGGTALGYFALPSLISALVITIIAVILRGSLARHLARKDPETILLYSLPLIRIIRVLFTPLLFIGAHISSLVLRILRIDPMTDPGMTEDELRLALQEGEKSGIVESEERTMVEGVFYLGDRPVGTFMTHRSEIQWLDIDTEAEKVRAMALEYQAQRFFPVASGTLDAVVGVVSVQDILLALLENSWEGLKSIMGPPHFVPETMSSLKAFEAFKKGDSNILFIIDEYGGFAGILTVRDLIEEIVGELSATAAEDEPILAQEDGSYLVDGNVNIDDIAEILPIAGLPEDPQEYHTLAGFILELAGEIPRTGAVFDWNGYRFKVVDMDGNRIDKLLIEKVVNEDKPHE; this is translated from the coding sequence ATGGATGACCCCTTACCTGCTACTGCTATTATAATACTGCTCCTCCTCCTGGTGAGCAGCTTTTTCACCCTGGCCGAAAGTGCCCTCCTGGGTTCCCGCAAAAGCCGCCTCCGGACAAAGACCGAGGAGGGGGATAAAAAAATCAAACCCGCCCTGGAAGCGGCGGACAATCCGGATTCCCTCCTTTCGGCCCTCCGTATGGGGATTATTTTTATTGATATATTGGCCGGTGCCCTGGGGGTCATTTTGTCCCTAGGGATACTACCCCGGTTTGTGCCGGCAGACATCGCCGACCGGGGAATCCCGGGCTTTGCAGGGGGCACTGCGCTGGGTTACTTCGCCCTGCCCTCCCTGATAAGCGCTCTTGTGATCACCATAATCGCAGTAATACTGCGCGGTTCCCTGGCAAGGCACCTTGCCAGGAAGGACCCGGAAACCATACTCCTCTATTCCCTGCCCCTGATCCGCATCATCAGGGTACTCTTTACCCCCCTGCTGTTCATCGGCGCCCATATATCCTCCCTGGTGCTCCGTATCCTCCGTATCGATCCTATGACTGATCCGGGTATGACCGAAGACGAACTGCGTTTGGCCCTTCAGGAAGGGGAAAAGTCGGGCATTGTGGAGAGCGAAGAGCGGACCATGGTGGAGGGGGTTTTCTACCTGGGGGATCGGCCTGTGGGAACCTTTATGACCCACCGATCGGAAATCCAGTGGCTGGACATTGATACGGAAGCAGAAAAAGTGCGTGCCATGGCCCTTGAGTACCAGGCGCAGCGATTCTTCCCGGTAGCTTCGGGAACCCTGGATGCGGTGGTGGGGGTGGTTTCGGTCCAGGACATACTCCTGGCGCTGCTGGAAAATTCCTGGGAGGGCCTTAAGTCCATCATGGGCCCACCCCATTTTGTCCCGGAGACCATGTCATCCCTCAAGGCCTTTGAAGCCTTTAAGAAGGGGGATTCAAACATCCTGTTTATCATCGATGAATACGGCGGTTTTGCAGGTATTTTGACCGTGCGGGATCTGATTGAGGAGATCGTGGGCGAACTTTCCGCCACCGCCGCTGAGGATGAGCCTATCCTGGCCCAGGAAGACGGCAGCTACCTGGTGGATGGCAATGTGAACATCGACGACATTGCGGAGATACTCCCCATTGCGGGGCTTCCGGAGGATCCCCAGGAATACCACACCCTGGCAGGTTTCATCCTGGAACTGGCCGGGGAAATTCCCCGTACCGGCGCAGTATTTGACTGGAATGGCTACCGATTCAAGGTGGTGGATATGGACGGGAACCGGATAGATAAACTGTTGATAGAAAAAGTGGTGAATGAAGATAAACCACACGAATGA